The following are encoded together in the Bradymonas sediminis genome:
- a CDS encoding YdeI/OmpD-associated family protein, with protein MSEQTKSSHFEATLLRPAKPGKGEAWTFLVLPKSASEPLPRRGRTTVEGSLNGQPFQATLEPDGQLSHWLKVPEALRKASGAQVGDAVTVALRPLDEEPDPEVPADLQEALDASPEARATWEATTNLARLDWIHWIESPKTAKTRQKRVDSGCEMLAEGKKRVCCFDSSGHYSKSLSAPKAAE; from the coding sequence ATGAGCGAGCAGACGAAAAGTTCTCACTTCGAAGCAACACTTCTTCGCCCGGCCAAGCCGGGCAAAGGCGAGGCATGGACCTTTCTCGTCCTGCCCAAATCGGCGAGCGAGCCGCTGCCCAGGCGTGGGCGAACCACGGTCGAAGGGAGCCTGAACGGGCAGCCTTTTCAGGCCACCTTGGAGCCGGATGGCCAGCTAAGCCATTGGCTTAAAGTGCCCGAAGCGTTGCGCAAAGCCAGCGGCGCCCAGGTCGGCGACGCTGTGACCGTCGCGCTCAGGCCGTTGGATGAAGAGCCCGATCCCGAGGTACCCGCGGATCTGCAAGAGGCGCTGGACGCGTCGCCCGAGGCCCGGGCGACCTGGGAGGCGACGACCAACCTCGCCCGCCTCGATTGGATTCACTGGATTGAGTCGCCCAAAACCGCAAAGACGCGCCAAAAGCGCGTCGACAGCGGCTGCGAGATGCTCGCCGAGGGCAAAAAACGCGTGTGCTGCTTCGACTCCTCCGGCCACTATAGCAAGAGCCTGAGCGCGCCAAAGGCCGCGGAATAG
- a CDS encoding MFS transporter, with amino-acid sequence MRIEVKKSVVAGVISTAILGALILVGSRNLSHFDAALVAYTFAVLFATFGLAYRYTMWLQRPPTAMYWRRGWQTFFKKGFRLSNLKVWGKRVGSDFVANRFIFKRSKLRGLTHMLIMWGCLLAVAITFPLVFGWLHFRPYPAQTDWYQAVIFGFPTIAFPADSSFATLMFHGLVWASFLVIPGVMLAMRRRMRDEEAATLQRFFEDFVPLILLFAVSVTGLMLTASYTWMSGYAFQFIAITHAITVIATFLWLPFGKFFHIFQRPAQLGVSFYQDVGRRGEKAHCRRCDQPFSSKMHVEDLIEVERQLGYRYEVDDEKIEHYQWVCPKCRRATVALAQGSLWEQARGGAHLAPTGEANPPSPTFANPGLGQGPLSSQDADNFHP; translated from the coding sequence ATGAGAATAGAGGTCAAGAAATCGGTGGTGGCGGGCGTCATCAGCACGGCCATTTTGGGCGCGCTGATCCTCGTCGGGTCGCGCAACCTCTCGCACTTTGACGCCGCCCTGGTCGCCTATACCTTCGCGGTGCTCTTTGCGACCTTTGGCCTGGCCTACCGCTATACGATGTGGCTGCAGCGCCCGCCGACGGCGATGTATTGGCGCCGCGGCTGGCAGACCTTTTTTAAGAAGGGCTTTCGCCTGAGCAACCTGAAGGTCTGGGGCAAACGCGTGGGCTCGGACTTTGTGGCCAACCGCTTTATTTTCAAGCGCAGCAAACTTCGCGGGCTCACCCATATGCTCATCATGTGGGGGTGCCTTTTGGCCGTGGCCATCACCTTCCCGCTGGTGTTTGGGTGGCTTCATTTTAGGCCCTATCCCGCCCAGACCGACTGGTATCAAGCCGTCATTTTTGGCTTTCCCACCATCGCCTTCCCCGCCGACTCATCCTTCGCCACGCTGATGTTCCACGGGCTGGTCTGGGCGTCTTTTTTGGTCATTCCCGGGGTGATGCTGGCGATGCGTCGGCGCATGCGAGACGAGGAGGCGGCGACCTTGCAGCGCTTCTTCGAAGATTTCGTGCCGCTGATTCTGCTCTTCGCGGTCAGCGTCACCGGCCTGATGCTCACGGCGAGCTATACCTGGATGAGCGGCTACGCGTTTCAATTCATCGCGATCACCCACGCGATCACCGTCATCGCGACCTTTTTGTGGCTCCCATTCGGCAAATTTTTCCATATTTTTCAGCGCCCTGCCCAGCTCGGCGTGAGCTTCTATCAGGACGTCGGCCGGCGCGGCGAAAAGGCGCATTGCCGGCGCTGCGACCAGCCCTTTAGCTCGAAGATGCACGTCGAGGACCTGATCGAAGTCGAGCGCCAACTCGGGTATCGCTACGAGGTGGACGACGAAAAAATCGAGCATTATCAATGGGTTTGCCCTAAATGCCGCCGCGCGACCGTGGCCCTGGCCCAGGGCTCGCTCTGGGAGCAAGCACGCGGCGGCGCCCACCTCGCCCCTACAGGCGAGGCGAACCCGCCCTCGCCGACCTTCGCCAACCCCGGCCTCGGCCAGGGACCGCTGAGCAGCCAGGACGCCGATAATTTTCACCCTTAA
- a CDS encoding molybdopterin oxidoreductase family protein — protein sequence MKDAPYPEDQSVEMLERFGPHLAYMRGTRSATDLEPDRVVKTHCCFCGQQCGMKLKVKDEEIIGIEPWYEFPFNKGKMCPKGIKRYLQNRHPDRLLHAYKKDLSKPEGFSKMSYEEAIQKVASEIDRIQTSHGKDAFAVLTGASLTTEKAYLIGKFAHKTLQTSNIDYNGRLCMVSAGAGNNLAFGVDRAANPWSDIIGSEVVWISGANIGDCAPITTDYVWQAREHGAKIIVVDPRLTSIARTCDLFLPIKPGRDAALFNGILHLMIENDWIDHDFIASQTVGFEALAESVHPWTPRRTAEVTGIREKTIRQAAEWWGEAKTSFLMHARGIEHHSNGVQNVLGAINMVLASGRIGRKNCGYATITGQGNGQGGREHGQKCDQLPGGRSLGNPEHRAEVAKIWKMDPADLPKPGVDAYEIFREVERDKIKGLLCICFNPVVSLPDNNYIRKMLDKLEFFVSIEFFMSETARFADIVLPGSLHEEDEGTVTQCEGRVIKINKVVECPGDARQDWRIIQDICAALGREDGMTFESPAAIFEELRQASKGAVIDYSGISYEKIERQNGVFWPCRSEEDPGTPRLFEPGSWNPIADGEGPFYFPDGKARFNEATYRPPAEEIDADYPFMLTTGRVVSQFLSGTQTRRIGPLVDHYPEPRIEIHPQLAERLGIEDGQWTRAYSRRGDCTLRASVVRTIRPDTVFIPYHWAGKKSANQLTISAQDPISHIPEYKVCAVNLEPANGPPAYAAKLEPQQ from the coding sequence ATGAAAGACGCACCCTACCCCGAAGACCAGTCCGTTGAGATGCTTGAGCGCTTTGGCCCCCACCTGGCCTATATGCGCGGCACGCGCAGCGCCACCGACCTCGAGCCGGACCGGGTCGTGAAGACCCACTGCTGCTTTTGCGGCCAGCAATGCGGCATGAAGCTCAAGGTCAAAGACGAGGAGATCATCGGCATCGAACCCTGGTACGAATTCCCCTTCAATAAGGGGAAGATGTGCCCCAAGGGGATCAAACGCTACCTGCAAAATCGCCACCCCGACCGACTCCTCCACGCCTATAAAAAAGATCTGTCGAAGCCCGAGGGCTTCTCGAAGATGAGCTACGAGGAGGCCATCCAAAAGGTCGCGAGCGAGATCGATCGCATCCAAACCAGCCACGGCAAAGACGCCTTCGCGGTGCTGACGGGGGCGAGCCTCACCACCGAAAAAGCCTATCTTATCGGCAAATTCGCCCATAAGACGCTCCAAACCTCCAATATCGACTATAACGGCCGGCTCTGCATGGTCAGCGCGGGCGCGGGTAATAACCTGGCCTTTGGCGTCGACCGCGCGGCGAACCCCTGGAGCGACATCATCGGCAGCGAGGTCGTGTGGATCAGCGGGGCAAATATCGGGGATTGTGCGCCCATCACCACAGACTATGTGTGGCAGGCGCGCGAGCACGGCGCGAAGATCATCGTGGTCGATCCCAGGCTGACCTCCATCGCGCGCACCTGCGACCTCTTTTTGCCCATCAAGCCGGGCCGCGACGCCGCGCTCTTCAACGGTATTCTACATCTGATGATCGAGAACGACTGGATCGACCACGATTTTATTGCCTCCCAGACCGTTGGCTTTGAAGCCCTGGCCGAATCGGTGCACCCATGGACACCGCGGCGCACCGCCGAAGTCACCGGGATTCGCGAGAAGACCATCCGCCAGGCCGCCGAGTGGTGGGGCGAGGCGAAGACGAGCTTTTTGATGCACGCGCGCGGCATCGAGCACCACTCCAACGGCGTTCAAAATGTGCTGGGCGCCATCAATATGGTGCTCGCCTCGGGGCGGATCGGGCGAAAAAACTGCGGCTACGCCACCATCACCGGGCAGGGCAACGGCCAGGGCGGGCGCGAGCACGGCCAAAAATGCGATCAACTCCCGGGCGGGCGCAGCCTCGGCAACCCCGAACACCGCGCCGAGGTCGCCAAGATCTGGAAGATGGACCCGGCCGATTTACCAAAACCCGGGGTCGACGCCTACGAGATTTTTCGCGAGGTCGAGCGCGACAAGATCAAGGGTCTACTTTGCATCTGCTTTAACCCGGTGGTGTCGCTGCCCGACAACAACTATATCCGTAAGATGCTGGATAAGCTGGAGTTTTTCGTCTCAATCGAGTTCTTCATGAGCGAGACCGCGCGCTTTGCCGACATCGTGCTGCCCGGCTCCTTGCACGAAGAAGACGAGGGCACCGTCACCCAATGTGAGGGGCGGGTCATCAAGATCAATAAGGTGGTCGAGTGCCCCGGGGACGCGCGCCAGGATTGGCGCATCATCCAGGATATTTGCGCCGCGTTGGGGCGAGAAGACGGCATGACCTTCGAGAGCCCGGCCGCCATCTTCGAGGAGCTTCGCCAGGCCAGCAAAGGCGCGGTCATCGACTATTCGGGGATCAGCTACGAAAAGATCGAGCGCCAAAACGGCGTCTTCTGGCCCTGCCGTAGCGAAGAAGACCCGGGCACCCCGCGCCTCTTTGAGCCCGGCTCATGGAACCCCATCGCCGACGGCGAGGGGCCGTTCTATTTCCCCGACGGTAAGGCGCGCTTCAATGAGGCGACCTACCGGCCGCCGGCCGAAGAAATCGACGCCGATTATCCCTTTATGCTCACCACCGGCAGGGTCGTCAGCCAATTTTTGTCGGGGACCCAGACCCGGCGCATCGGCCCGCTCGTCGACCATTATCCCGAGCCCCGCATCGAGATTCACCCGCAGCTTGCCGAGCGCCTCGGCATCGAGGACGGCCAGTGGACGCGGGCCTATTCGCGGCGCGGCGACTGCACGCTTCGGGCCAGTGTGGTGCGCACGATTCGCCCCGACACGGTCTTTATCCCCTATCATTGGGCCGGCAAAAAGAGCGCCAACCAGCTCACTATTTCGGCCCAAGATCCCATCTCACATATCCCCGAATATAAGGTCTGCGCGGTCAATCTTGAGCCCGCCAATGGCCCCCCCGCATACGCCGCAAAGCTTGAGCCACAACAATAA
- a CDS encoding 4Fe-4S dicluster domain-containing protein — protein MAIASDKTFFIDPARCIGCQACVQACSECATHRGQSMIHLEYIDRRHSPQTVPVVCMHCDSPTCAEVCPADAIKRTDDGVVQTARKPRCIACNNCVLACPFGVPKMDAGANLMMKCDMCYDRTSEGLKPWCASVCPSQALFWGTREEIEKLRPSSKPANAFQFGNQTIHTKVQMMVPRGPINLIDAIASLNSTAVSHEVTDDILLSNLFEPDPSPLPQNR, from the coding sequence ATGGCCATCGCCAGTGACAAGACCTTCTTCATCGACCCCGCGCGCTGCATCGGTTGCCAGGCGTGCGTGCAGGCGTGCAGCGAGTGCGCGACTCACCGGGGGCAGTCGATGATTCACCTGGAGTATATCGACCGGCGCCACTCGCCCCAGACAGTGCCGGTGGTGTGCATGCACTGCGACTCGCCGACCTGCGCCGAGGTCTGCCCGGCCGACGCGATCAAGCGCACCGACGATGGCGTCGTGCAAACCGCGCGCAAACCGCGCTGCATCGCCTGCAATAATTGCGTGCTCGCCTGCCCCTTCGGGGTGCCCAAAATGGACGCGGGCGCAAACCTCATGATGAAATGCGATATGTGCTACGACCGCACCTCCGAGGGGCTAAAGCCCTGGTGCGCGTCGGTCTGCCCCAGCCAGGCGCTCTTCTGGGGAACCCGCGAAGAGATCGAAAAACTGCGCCCTTCCTCCAAGCCCGCCAACGCCTTTCAATTTGGCAATCAGACCATCCACACCAAAGTGCAGATGATGGTGCCGCGCGGCCCTATCAACCTGATCGACGCCATCGCCAGCCTCAACAGCACCGCGGTGAGCCACGAGGTGACCGACGATATCTTGCTGAGCAATCTCTTTGAGCCAGACCCCTCTCCTCTGCCCCAAAACCGATAA
- a CDS encoding ubiquinol-cytochrome c reductase iron-sulfur subunit, protein MDTPDRDPISAAPDGRPLEEQPKWRRDFPIDWRQDEYVSRRDLIKFISLTSAGFVVGQFALVFRRFWGPPEDSAPGIQAIAALDELDIGETKLFEYPKGSTPKMLARLGERQFVAYDQQCTHLLCPVIPEVVDGKFHCPCHNGFFDAATGNVLAGPPPRPLPKVKLATKDGIIYATGIERRTS, encoded by the coding sequence ATGGACACTCCCGATCGCGACCCAATCTCGGCGGCCCCCGACGGGCGGCCCCTCGAAGAGCAGCCTAAATGGCGGCGAGATTTTCCCATCGACTGGCGCCAGGACGAATACGTCTCGCGCCGCGACCTGATCAAATTTATCAGCCTGACCAGCGCCGGCTTTGTGGTCGGGCAATTCGCGCTGGTATTCCGGCGTTTTTGGGGTCCCCCCGAAGACAGCGCGCCCGGCATCCAGGCCATCGCCGCCCTCGATGAGCTCGACATCGGCGAGACAAAACTCTTCGAATACCCCAAAGGGAGCACGCCCAAGATGCTCGCGCGCCTGGGCGAGCGCCAATTCGTGGCCTACGACCAACAATGCACACATCTCTTGTGCCCGGTGATACCCGAAGTTGTAGACGGCAAATTTCACTGCCCCTGCCACAACGGTTTCTTCGACGCCGCCACCGGCAATGTGCTGGCCGGCCCGCCGCCGCGCCCGCTGCCAAAAGTGAAGCTGGCCACAAAGGACGGGATTATCTACGCCACCGGCATTGAGAGGCGCACGTCATGA
- a CDS encoding DUF6755 family protein — MNPGEQEKVRFTRARKFTIINAILVFVVLIVILQLWLLTASMNAYLGDDPTALIPAALVSLGCLVLNLGLVRYVYRLE; from the coding sequence ATGAATCCAGGGGAGCAGGAAAAAGTACGTTTTACACGGGCGCGAAAATTCACGATTATCAACGCGATTCTGGTCTTCGTGGTGCTCATCGTTATTCTGCAATTGTGGCTTCTAACCGCCAGCATGAACGCCTACCTGGGCGACGACCCGACGGCGCTTATTCCCGCCGCGCTGGTGAGTCTGGGATGCCTCGTGCTCAACCTGGGCCTTGTGCGCTATGTCTACCGCCTTGAATAA
- a CDS encoding tellurite resistance/C4-dicarboxylate transporter family protein gives MIQNDNQNADASRWGLKDWPPAYFALVMATGIVSIACQLLDMHLLAKGLYGLNWVFYAALWVIAGARLIKYPRQMSADLFSHSRAVGFFTWVAATGVLASQSLLVVNWPSIAVVLWWVTIFLWLGFTYSVFTALTIKSEMPNLGRDLHGGWLVAVVATQSVSVSGTLLAAHHGAWGEQMYFVSLVTWLAGGMLYIWLISIIFFRYTFLRTDPADLSPPYWINMGAMAISTLAGALLVQAAPQSTLLGDLLPFLKGMTLLFWGTATWWVPMLLTLGAWRHLFRRMPLRYDPQYWGAVFPLGMYTVCTLKMAQALNTPFLLAIPRVFIWFALLAWSLAALGLLGRLVRRARNKSTA, from the coding sequence ATGATCCAAAATGACAATCAGAACGCCGACGCGAGCCGCTGGGGACTCAAAGACTGGCCGCCCGCTTATTTTGCGCTGGTGATGGCCACCGGCATCGTCTCCATCGCCTGCCAACTGCTCGACATGCACCTGCTGGCAAAGGGGCTCTACGGGCTTAATTGGGTCTTCTACGCGGCGCTGTGGGTGATCGCGGGGGCGCGTCTCATCAAATATCCCCGCCAGATGAGCGCCGACCTGTTTAGCCACTCCCGGGCGGTCGGTTTCTTCACCTGGGTCGCGGCGACCGGCGTCCTGGCCAGCCAGAGCCTGCTGGTGGTCAATTGGCCGTCTATCGCCGTCGTTTTATGGTGGGTGACGATATTTCTGTGGTTGGGGTTCACCTACTCGGTCTTCACCGCGCTCACCATCAAAAGCGAGATGCCAAACCTCGGCCGAGATCTGCACGGCGGCTGGCTGGTGGCAGTGGTCGCGACCCAATCGGTGTCGGTGTCGGGGACCCTGCTCGCCGCGCACCACGGGGCCTGGGGCGAGCAGATGTATTTTGTCTCCCTGGTCACCTGGCTGGCCGGCGGGATGCTCTATATCTGGCTCATCTCGATCATCTTTTTTCGCTATACCTTTTTGCGCACCGATCCGGCAGATCTTAGCCCGCCCTATTGGATCAATATGGGGGCGATGGCCATCTCGACGCTGGCCGGCGCGCTGCTGGTGCAGGCCGCGCCGCAGTCCACGCTCCTGGGCGACCTGCTGCCATTCCTCAAGGGCATGACGCTGCTCTTCTGGGGGACGGCGACCTGGTGGGTGCCCATGCTCCTCACCCTGGGCGCCTGGCGCCACCTCTTTCGACGTATGCCGCTTCGCTATGACCCGCAATATTGGGGCGCGGTCTTCCCCCTGGGCATGTATACTGTGTGCACCCTGAAGATGGCGCAGGCGCTTAACACGCCCTTTTTGCTCGCTATCCCCCGGGTATTTATCTGGTTCGCCCTGCTCGCCTGGTCACTCGCCGCGCTCGGGCTTTTGGGCAGACTCGTGCGACGGGCCCGAAATAAAAGCACCGCATAG
- a CDS encoding DUF1801 domain-containing protein, protein MLNEDQNPKVRAAFEKWPPLISEQLYRLRALILEAAAELEEIGEMEETLKWGEPSYLVKGGSTVRLGWKPERGDNYFMYFHCQTKLVPTFRELYSEQLDFEGNRAIIFEMGAPEHTEALKHCIKLALSYHRVKHLPMLGATAT, encoded by the coding sequence ATGTTAAACGAGGACCAAAACCCCAAGGTTCGCGCAGCATTCGAAAAATGGCCCCCGCTCATCTCCGAGCAACTCTATCGCCTCCGCGCTCTCATCTTAGAGGCCGCCGCCGAGCTCGAGGAAATCGGCGAAATGGAGGAAACCCTGAAATGGGGCGAGCCTAGCTATCTGGTGAAGGGCGGCAGCACAGTTCGTCTGGGCTGGAAGCCTGAGAGAGGCGACAACTATTTTATGTATTTCCACTGCCAGACAAAGCTAGTCCCGACGTTCAGAGAGCTCTACTCGGAGCAATTGGACTTCGAAGGGAATCGGGCGATCATCTTTGAAATGGGCGCCCCTGAACATACCGAGGCGCTTAAACACTGCATCAAATTAGCGCTGAGCTATCACCGTGTTAAACATCTGCCGATGCTGGGCGCAACAGCCACCTAA
- a CDS encoding cupin domain-containing protein translates to MAAKIGAQKLGCRLTVVPPGKKAWPFHSHHANEEMFLILEGTGSYRLGQETYPIKAGDLLSAPVGGAETAHQIINDSTAPLKYLAMSTMHEPDIMEYPDSKKFGVFAGSAPGGAKADRRFSAFAFLDDTVGYWEDEE, encoded by the coding sequence ATGGCGGCCAAAATCGGCGCCCAAAAGCTGGGGTGTCGCCTCACAGTGGTACCGCCGGGCAAAAAGGCATGGCCGTTTCATAGCCATCACGCTAACGAAGAGATGTTTTTAATCCTCGAGGGCACCGGAAGCTATCGCTTGGGCCAAGAGACCTATCCGATCAAGGCCGGCGATTTGCTCTCGGCGCCCGTTGGCGGCGCGGAGACCGCGCACCAGATTATCAACGACTCCACGGCGCCGCTGAAATATCTGGCCATGAGCACCATGCATGAGCCTGATATTATGGAGTATCCGGACTCTAAAAAATTCGGTGTCTTCGCGGGCTCAGCGCCCGGTGGCGCCAAAGCGGATCGACGATTCTCGGCGTTCGCGTTTTTAGATGATACGGTAGGGTATTGGGAGGATGAAGAATAG
- a CDS encoding NosD domain-containing protein, with protein MKYLLIVLFGLSLGTGCQAGQTTGTPLDDGAGDALGGEHRDVRSDVWAPDVSDAGDLDARVDAEDAMIHDADSREEDAPDVHPEADVHPEADVHPEADVHPEADVHPEPDIEEPPSGPFVVWMSPNGSDSRDGTTRAKAVQTMSRVQQILRSSSPETDVEVRVLPGRYRGQKVNWTFSVPGHRVKFTRVAGESERPVFDGCLSANNCPGGTWFKLSRSDGAETRLVFHYLRIENYQTAISLNGSRNAEARSNGSNEIFGCYFYRIGNIFNSAVNPSTAAVRLVNSDDNKIINNHFVDIINTRSPALLHAIYIAHMSDRNQILRNSFRNNAGGPIRVRDYSNDNIINDNTFKKSSNDAAYSEWYCDNDTRDDCTKPTPECPSWGNQFRENHLNGTYACGALRAFIYYQDDSATGCSPPSPNARRLRTSGNTSSSTPCQ; from the coding sequence ATGAAATACCTACTGATTGTTCTCTTCGGGCTCTCGCTGGGCACGGGTTGTCAGGCCGGGCAAACGACCGGGACTCCACTTGACGATGGCGCAGGCGACGCGCTTGGCGGTGAGCACAGAGATGTCCGAAGCGATGTTTGGGCGCCAGATGTTTCGGACGCCGGCGACCTCGACGCGCGCGTTGACGCTGAGGACGCGATGATTCATGACGCTGACTCTCGTGAAGAGGACGCGCCGGACGTGCACCCCGAGGCGGACGTGCACCCCGAGGCGGACGTGCACCCCGAGGCGGACGTGCACCCCGAGGCGGACGTGCACCCCGAGCCGGATATCGAAGAGCCTCCCTCGGGTCCGTTCGTCGTCTGGATGTCCCCCAATGGGTCCGATTCGCGCGACGGGACTACCCGCGCGAAGGCGGTGCAAACCATGAGTCGTGTCCAGCAAATTCTACGGTCGAGCTCGCCGGAGACCGACGTGGAGGTGCGCGTTCTGCCCGGACGCTATCGTGGCCAGAAGGTCAACTGGACCTTCTCGGTGCCCGGGCATCGCGTGAAGTTCACCCGCGTGGCCGGCGAGAGCGAGCGCCCGGTTTTCGACGGCTGTTTGAGCGCAAATAATTGCCCCGGCGGTACCTGGTTTAAGCTGTCGCGAAGCGACGGCGCTGAGACCCGCTTGGTCTTTCATTACCTGCGAATTGAAAACTATCAGACCGCGATTTCGTTAAACGGCTCGCGCAACGCCGAGGCGCGCTCCAACGGCTCCAATGAGATCTTCGGCTGCTATTTTTACCGCATTGGCAATATCTTTAATTCGGCGGTTAACCCGTCGACCGCCGCGGTGCGCCTGGTCAACTCCGACGACAATAAGATCATCAACAATCATTTCGTCGATATCATCAACACCCGCTCGCCGGCGCTTCTGCACGCGATTTATATCGCGCATATGTCGGATCGAAATCAGATATTGCGAAATAGCTTCCGCAATAACGCCGGCGGGCCGATTCGCGTGCGTGACTATTCCAACGACAATATTATCAACGACAATACCTTCAAGAAGAGCTCGAACGACGCGGCCTATAGCGAGTGGTATTGCGATAATGACACGCGTGACGATTGCACCAAGCCCACGCCTGAGTGCCCCTCCTGGGGCAATCAATTCCGAGAAAACCACCTCAATGGTACCTACGCCTGCGGAGCGTTGCGTGCGTTCATCTACTATCAAGATGACTCGGCCACCGGCTGCTCGCCGCCCTCTCCGAACGCGCGCAGGTTGCGCACCAGCGGGAATACCTCTTCGAGCACGCCTTGCCAATAA
- a CDS encoding sensor domain-containing diguanylate cyclase: MKQAYQNESSRRNATQQHHTKLSWRVDGVSISNYYTGIVGFTLHNKQYGIVVNSEFFPKVLDLLLDTVCVLDEEGRFIYASASCLDTFGYTREELNQRLFIELVHPEDLERTLQAASEDWVDKPGVHFENRYIRKDGSIVDIMWSGRWLKSEQLRIAVARDVTSLKRAQRKQAALYQISEAGQGSDGLPVLCEQIHAIVSELLSAQNFSLVLYDREREMISVPYSAGEVVSAERPQRVTPGSPIARVLAARSPVFMTVQVDSGEGQVAGAREWLGVPLLTSGAVIGALVVQGEVDTREYTKEDQELLQFVSAQIAAAIERKQAETHLRYMAGHDPLTDLPNRNLFHDRLTVAVNRAKRDNEHLALLYLDLNDFKQINDTLGHEAGDQVLREVAKRLSGCLRESDTVARIGGDEFTALLPNCQGERCLPLMINRIRDALRPPFEAGDQHLTLSASIGAAVYPEHGQNYNQLLRHADQRMYVDKARKPSASLY, from the coding sequence GTGAAGCAAGCCTATCAAAACGAGTCGAGTCGACGCAACGCAACGCAACAACACCATACAAAGCTGAGCTGGCGGGTCGACGGGGTCTCCATTTCGAATTACTATACTGGTATTGTCGGCTTCACGCTCCACAACAAGCAATACGGAATCGTCGTGAATAGTGAGTTCTTCCCCAAGGTATTAGACCTCTTGTTGGACACCGTCTGCGTGTTAGACGAAGAGGGACGATTTATTTACGCCAGCGCATCCTGCCTCGATACCTTTGGATACACCCGCGAGGAGTTGAACCAGCGGTTATTTATCGAATTGGTGCACCCGGAAGACCTTGAGCGCACGCTCCAGGCGGCCTCCGAGGACTGGGTAGACAAGCCTGGCGTACACTTCGAGAATCGCTATATCCGCAAAGATGGAAGCATCGTGGACATCATGTGGTCCGGGCGCTGGTTGAAGTCGGAGCAGCTGCGCATCGCTGTCGCGCGGGACGTGACATCGCTCAAGCGCGCCCAGCGCAAACAAGCCGCGCTCTACCAGATATCGGAGGCAGGCCAGGGCAGCGACGGCCTGCCGGTGCTCTGCGAGCAAATCCACGCGATTGTCTCGGAGTTGCTGTCGGCCCAGAACTTCAGCCTGGTCTTATATGATCGCGAGCGAGAAATGATCTCGGTGCCCTACTCGGCAGGCGAGGTCGTCTCGGCTGAGCGACCCCAGCGTGTGACGCCGGGCTCCCCCATCGCCCGAGTGCTCGCCGCCCGAAGCCCTGTCTTCATGACGGTCCAGGTGGACTCGGGCGAAGGGCAAGTAGCCGGGGCGCGTGAGTGGCTGGGCGTACCGCTGTTGACCAGCGGCGCGGTCATCGGCGCGCTGGTCGTGCAGGGCGAGGTTGATACCCGGGAATATACCAAAGAAGACCAGGAATTGTTGCAATTTGTCTCCGCACAGATCGCGGCGGCCATCGAGCGCAAACAAGCTGAGACCCACCTGCGCTATATGGCCGGTCACGACCCGCTGACCGACTTGCCAAATCGCAACCTTTTTCACGACCGCCTCACCGTCGCGGTTAACCGAGCAAAGCGCGACAACGAGCACCTCGCCTTGCTCTATCTGGACCTCAACGACTTCAAGCAAATCAACGACACCCTCGGGCATGAAGCCGGCGACCAGGTGCTGCGCGAGGTCGCCAAGCGGCTGTCAGGGTGCCTGCGCGAGTCCGACACCGTCGCGCGCATCGGCGGCGACGAGTTCACCGCGCTCTTGCCGAATTGCCAGGGGGAGCGTTGCTTGCCCCTGATGATCAACCGGATCCGCGACGCCCTTCGGCCCCCCTTCGAGGCGGGCGACCAACACCTGACGCTGAGCGCGAGCATCGGCGCCGCGGTCTACCCCGAGCACGGCCAAAACTATAACCAATTGCTGCGGCACGCTGACCAACGGATGTATGTCGACAAGGCACGAAAACCCTCTGCGTCCCTATATTGA